One genomic window of Psychrobacillus sp. INOP01 includes the following:
- the yfmH gene encoding EF-P 5-aminopentanol modification-associated protein YfmH — MNKTYFEQLEETLYNETLPNGLDVYILPKKGFSKTFVTFTTKYGSIDREFIPLGKDEPVVVPDGIAHFLEHKMFEKEEGDVFQKFSEKGASANAFTSFTRTAYLFSSTDHVLDNTKTLLDFVQQPYFTEQTVEKEKGIIGQEITMYDDQPDWRLYFGTIENMYKEHPVKIDIAGTIETISHITADHLYECYNTFYHPSNMVLFVVGAVDPKEMMDFIKADQAAKSFEEPQAIKRFYPDEQKAVDIKERTLQMDVQKPKVLFGIKASNTDISGDEMLNYELAMQVAIEMIFGRSSAFYQEIYENGWIDESYSADFSMEQGYGFTMIGSDSVNPTELTEKIKETIKSYASNWNVEDEDLQRIVRKKIGFFLRALNSIEYIANQFTRYSFNDMNLFDVVPALEKLTMDQVRAAFQSLTDENAHTVFTILPLEKNNE; from the coding sequence ATGAATAAAACGTATTTTGAACAATTAGAAGAAACATTATACAATGAAACACTTCCGAATGGTTTAGATGTCTACATCTTGCCCAAAAAAGGGTTTTCAAAGACGTTTGTCACTTTCACTACAAAATATGGTTCGATCGACCGTGAATTTATTCCTTTAGGTAAGGATGAACCTGTCGTTGTTCCTGATGGAATTGCTCATTTCCTAGAACATAAAATGTTTGAAAAGGAAGAAGGGGATGTATTTCAAAAGTTCAGTGAGAAAGGTGCATCTGCAAACGCATTTACTTCTTTTACTAGAACTGCGTACTTATTTTCCTCAACTGACCATGTATTGGATAATACGAAAACGTTATTGGATTTCGTTCAACAACCCTATTTTACGGAACAAACGGTAGAGAAAGAAAAAGGGATAATAGGTCAAGAAATTACGATGTATGATGACCAGCCGGATTGGCGTTTATACTTTGGAACAATCGAAAATATGTATAAAGAACACCCTGTAAAGATTGATATTGCTGGAACGATAGAAACGATTAGCCATATTACAGCTGATCATTTATATGAGTGCTATAACACGTTCTATCATCCGTCAAATATGGTTTTATTCGTTGTAGGAGCAGTTGATCCCAAAGAGATGATGGACTTTATCAAAGCAGATCAAGCAGCGAAGTCATTTGAGGAACCCCAGGCAATTAAACGATTCTACCCTGACGAGCAAAAGGCGGTAGATATAAAAGAACGTACTCTACAGATGGATGTTCAAAAACCTAAAGTATTATTTGGCATTAAAGCAAGTAATACCGATATTTCTGGTGACGAAATGTTAAATTACGAACTAGCGATGCAAGTTGCTATTGAAATGATATTTGGCAGAAGTTCTGCATTTTATCAAGAAATATACGAAAACGGATGGATTGATGAATCTTATTCCGCAGATTTTTCAATGGAGCAGGGATATGGTTTTACAATGATTGGTTCAGATTCTGTCAATCCAACTGAACTGACCGAGAAAATAAAAGAGACTATTAAGAGCTACGCTTCTAATTGGAATGTAGAAGATGAGGATTTACAACGTATTGTCCGTAAAAAAATTGGCTTTTTCTTACGAGCATTAAATTCCATAGAATATATTGCAAATCAATTTACACGTTACTCTTTCAATGACATGAATTTATTTGATGTAGTTCCTGCTTTAGAGAAACTAACAATGGATCAGGTGAGAGCAGCATTCCAATCGTTAACAGATGAAAATGCTCATACAGTATTTACAATCTTACCTTTAGAGAAAAATAATGAGTAA
- the yfmF gene encoding EF-P 5-aminopentanol modification-associated protein YfmF, whose product MFQQFELARGVKLFVRPTEQFKTINISFKWKQPLTVEKASIRAVLANILQFSNEVYPTNVAFRKRLDDLYGAVLYFDTTKKGSHHIFSLNAETVNDAYLSNEKIVDEVFSLLHTVIIKPNLVNGKFDDSIVKREKEQVIERIQSMYDDKTRYAQQRLLENIRPNNAASITSNGTVEAIKAITNDQLVNMHHDLLTKDDLSIYVVGDVNVQEIKEKMKSHFSFADRTEKIEKAVDVPNETNNNKFLHEIQDMKQGKLHIAYQTPITFFSEEFPVMQLTNGILGGFSHSKIFMNVREKESMAYYASSSYSSLYGLIFVLAGIDSNLQEKAVALIDEQLKALQAGDISDLELNQTKSMLTNQLKEALDSARAQIEIYDQYKELNPSFTVEDWLEKWKHVTKEQIQQMALTIEKEFVYFLSGKEGAANE is encoded by the coding sequence ATGTTTCAACAATTCGAACTTGCAAGGGGCGTTAAGCTGTTTGTGAGACCTACAGAACAATTCAAAACGATTAATATCTCGTTTAAATGGAAACAGCCTTTAACAGTAGAAAAAGCGTCTATTCGTGCAGTATTAGCGAATATATTACAATTCAGCAATGAGGTATATCCAACAAACGTAGCTTTTAGAAAGCGTTTAGATGATTTGTACGGGGCTGTTCTATACTTTGATACGACGAAAAAAGGTAGTCATCATATTTTTTCATTGAACGCGGAAACCGTAAACGACGCATACTTATCCAATGAAAAAATTGTCGATGAAGTTTTTTCTTTATTACATACCGTTATTATTAAACCAAATTTAGTGAATGGCAAATTTGATGATTCAATCGTAAAGCGAGAAAAAGAACAAGTGATTGAACGTATCCAATCGATGTATGATGATAAAACGAGGTATGCACAGCAACGTTTGTTAGAGAATATTCGCCCTAATAATGCAGCTTCTATTACATCTAATGGTACAGTGGAAGCTATTAAAGCGATTACAAACGATCAACTTGTCAATATGCATCATGATTTACTAACAAAAGATGATTTATCTATCTACGTAGTTGGGGATGTAAACGTGCAGGAAATAAAAGAAAAAATGAAGAGTCATTTTTCCTTTGCTGATCGTACAGAAAAGATAGAAAAAGCAGTAGATGTACCAAACGAAACGAATAACAATAAATTTCTTCACGAAATACAAGATATGAAACAAGGTAAACTCCATATTGCCTATCAAACACCTATCACTTTTTTCTCAGAAGAATTTCCAGTTATGCAGCTGACTAATGGTATTTTAGGTGGATTTTCACATTCTAAGATTTTCATGAACGTACGAGAAAAAGAAAGTATGGCTTATTATGCATCGAGCAGCTACTCTTCACTTTACGGATTAATATTTGTGCTTGCAGGAATAGATTCTAATTTACAGGAAAAAGCAGTTGCATTAATCGATGAACAGCTAAAAGCATTGCAAGCCGGCGATATTTCCGACTTAGAATTAAACCAAACGAAATCCATGCTTACCAACCAACTGAAAGAGGCTTTAGATTCAGCACGTGCTCAAATTGAAATATACGACCAGTATAAAGAATTGAATCCATCCTTTACCGTAGAAGATTGGCTAGAAAAGTGGAAGCATGTAACGAAAGAACAAATACAACAAATGGCATTAACTATTGAAAAGGAATTTGTTTATTTCCTTTCAGGTAAGGAAGGTGCAGCAAATGAATAA